In Halobaculum sp. XH14, a single genomic region encodes these proteins:
- a CDS encoding ester cyclase: MERRRHGRDGRDTHRTQRYHDPTGDGEEPLSEFKQFIRGYHEAFPDLTLAVDRYIAEDDLVSIWGRATGTHEGPFMGIEPTGNQIDVMVISVVRVEDGSRRAVGDRRRVRHARATRAGATDRVALPATAGQPLYFWGDLPSRRAWITHSRSSARRRRQSGSSVRRGNSPRASVPT; encoded by the coding sequence GTGGAACGACGGCGACACGGACGCGATGGACGAGATACTCACCGAACACAGCGCTACCACGACCCGACCGGCGACGGGGAGGAGCCGCTCTCGGAGTTCAAGCAGTTCATCCGGGGGTACCACGAGGCGTTCCCCGATCTCACCCTCGCCGTCGACCGCTACATCGCGGAGGACGACCTGGTCTCCATCTGGGGCCGCGCGACGGGGACCCACGAGGGGCCGTTCATGGGAATCGAACCGACCGGCAACCAGATCGACGTCATGGTGATCAGCGTCGTTCGGGTCGAGGACGGGAGTCGCCGAGCGGTGGGCGACCGTCGACGTGTTCGGCATGCTCGGGCAACTCGGGCGGGAGCCACTGACCGAGTAGCGCTCCCGGCGACCGCCGGACAGCCACTATATTTTTGGGGCGACCTGCCGAGTCGGCGGGCATGGATCACGCACTCGCGGTCGTCGGCCCGACGGAGACGGCAAAGCGGCTCGTCCGTGAGGCGGGGGAACTCGCCGAGGGCGTCGGTGCCGACCTGA
- a CDS encoding MBL fold metallo-hydrolase, whose product MADTTSDWGDWLPRAVESAEPEGVALWYLGCNGFAVKADDGTTLWIDPYLGTGDPPRTVRMIPVPFDPADVSEADAVLATHEHTDHVHGPSQAPILAGTGASLYGPDDSLAVAREAEAWTDHWDVTEDQFVELAEGDSVSFGTFDVDVVEVNDGDASHPVGYVIQHEAGTLFHGGDTKPHDGFESVGEAYDVDLAVVAFGSVGRIPDKETGEPRVRKWYSDENEAVEIASALGADRLLPSHWDMWKGMTADPTALHEHAGSFEHPERLEIVEIGDRVDL is encoded by the coding sequence ATGGCAGACACCACCTCCGACTGGGGCGACTGGCTCCCGCGTGCGGTCGAGTCCGCCGAACCCGAGGGCGTCGCGCTCTGGTATCTCGGCTGCAACGGCTTCGCCGTGAAGGCGGACGACGGGACGACGCTCTGGATCGACCCCTACCTCGGCACCGGCGACCCGCCGCGGACGGTCCGGATGATTCCCGTCCCGTTCGACCCGGCCGACGTGAGCGAAGCCGACGCAGTGCTGGCCACCCACGAGCACACCGACCACGTCCACGGTCCCTCGCAGGCACCGATCCTGGCCGGCACTGGCGCGTCGCTGTACGGCCCGGACGACTCGCTCGCGGTCGCCCGCGAGGCGGAGGCCTGGACCGACCACTGGGACGTGACCGAGGACCAGTTCGTCGAACTCGCCGAGGGCGACTCGGTGTCGTTCGGCACGTTCGACGTCGACGTGGTCGAGGTGAACGACGGCGACGCGAGCCACCCGGTCGGCTACGTGATCCAGCACGAGGCGGGGACGCTGTTCCACGGCGGCGACACGAAGCCCCACGACGGGTTCGAGTCGGTCGGCGAGGCGTACGACGTCGACCTAGCGGTCGTCGCGTTCGGCTCGGTCGGCCGGATTCCGGACAAGGAGACGGGCGAACCGCGCGTGAGGAAGTGGTACAGCGACGAGAACGAGGCGGTCGAGATCGCCAGCGCGCTGGGGGCAGACCGGCTGCTCCCGAGCCACTGGGACATGTGGAAGGGGATGACGGCGGACCCGACCGCGCTCCACGAGCACGCGGGGAGCTTCGAGCACCCGGAACGCCTGGAGATCGTCGAGATCGGGGACCGCGTCGACCTCTGA